One window of Staphylococcus chromogenes genomic DNA carries:
- a CDS encoding FMN-dependent NADH-azoreductase: MSKLLYITAHPLDELVSNSMAAGTAFIESYKENHPEDEIVHIDLFKDYIPFIDGDVFSGWGKLQNGEALTSEEEKKVSRLNELSDQFVSADKYVFVTPMWNLSFPPVMKAYIDSVAVAGKTFKYTSEGSVGLLTDKKALHIQSRGGYYNEGPAKDLEHGDSYLRAMMTFFGVPTYENVIVEGHNKAPERSEEIKSAAILKAKELGQTF; encoded by the coding sequence ATGTCAAAATTACTTTATATTACTGCACACCCATTAGATGAATTAGTTTCTAACTCAATGGCTGCTGGAACAGCATTTATTGAATCTTATAAAGAAAACCACCCTGAAGATGAAATCGTACACATCGATTTATTTAAAGACTATATTCCATTTATTGATGGAGATGTATTTTCAGGTTGGGGCAAATTACAAAATGGCGAAGCTTTAACTTCAGAAGAAGAGAAAAAAGTTTCACGTTTAAATGAACTTTCAGATCAATTTGTATCTGCTGATAAATATGTATTTGTCACACCAATGTGGAACCTTTCATTCCCTCCAGTAATGAAAGCTTATATCGACTCAGTTGCTGTTGCAGGTAAAACATTCAAATATACTTCAGAAGGTTCTGTAGGTCTTTTAACTGATAAAAAAGCCCTTCACATTCAATCTCGTGGCGGCTATTACAACGAAGGTCCTGCTAAAGATTTAGAACATGGTGATAGCTACCTTCGCGCAATGATGACATTCTTCGGTGTACCAACTTATGAAAATGTTATTGTTGAAGGTCACAACAAAGCACCAGAACGTAGCGAAGAAATCAAATCTGCTGCTATTCTTAAAGCTAAAGAATTAGGTCAAACATTCTAA
- the spn gene encoding SPIN family peroxidase inhibitor produces the protein MNVNKVILTAVTTGVLATGLFVAVPHEKADAAVKSQNGIVLQDDSRILEHELDYVGIIVDKKADKKIKANLKAYLKLQGFNSVSDFVKKAKSQGLDTSKYDYLIKK, from the coding sequence ATGAATGTAAACAAAGTCATTTTAACAGCAGTAACTACAGGAGTTTTAGCAACAGGTCTATTTGTCGCAGTCCCACACGAGAAAGCTGATGCCGCAGTTAAATCTCAGAACGGTATTGTTTTACAAGATGATTCACGTATCTTAGAACATGAGCTTGATTACGTCGGAATTATCGTCGATAAAAAAGCCGACAAAAAAATTAAGGCAAACTTAAAAGCTTACTTAAAATTACAAGGATTCAATTCCGTATCAGACTTTGTAAAAAAAGCAAAATCTCAAGGTTTAGATACGTCTAAATACGACTACTTAATTAAAAAATAA
- the mbcS gene encoding acyl-CoA synthetase MbcS, whose translation MNKAELVAPKNYNIVDEIEKHSQNPQKLALIYEKGFDAPEKVTYTELIKQANRVGHVLTKSGLKKGDRILVMLPRAIETYEIYIAALKLGLTIIPSSEMLRTKDLQYRITHGSVAAVITMSEYIKEFERVEEYETLIKLLANGEHEDWTAIASEKMKQPEELESVSTTRDDLAILSYTSGTTGNPKAVMHTHGWGFAHMQLAPKQWLNIQEDDLVWATAAPGWQKWVWSPFLSIMGSGATAFVYNGKFKASRYLELLQDFKINVICCTPTEYRMMAKLNNLDSYDLSHLRSAVSAGEPLNRDVVDKFEQHFGLTVRDGYGQTESTLLIGFLEDTPKRPGAMGKAIPGTGVTIIDDDGTELGPNEEGNIAVPLDLPALFKGYLNDEARTKEARLAGYHITGDLAQKDADGYFWFEGRKDDIIISSGYTIGPFEVEDALTHHEAVKECAVVASPHPERGNIVKAFVILQEGYEASDALIHDMQQFVKQSVAPYKYPRAIEFVDHLPKTNSGKIRRVVLRNEEKKKHQSK comes from the coding sequence ATGAACAAAGCTGAATTAGTTGCACCGAAAAACTATAATATCGTTGATGAAATTGAAAAACATTCACAAAACCCACAAAAGCTCGCCTTAATTTATGAAAAAGGTTTTGATGCGCCTGAAAAAGTTACTTACACCGAGCTTATTAAACAAGCGAATCGCGTTGGCCACGTCTTAACTAAAAGTGGTTTGAAAAAAGGAGACCGCATTCTAGTCATGCTTCCACGTGCGATTGAAACTTATGAAATTTATATCGCTGCTTTAAAGTTAGGACTCACCATTATTCCGAGTTCGGAAATGTTGCGCACGAAAGATTTGCAATATCGCATTACGCATGGCAGTGTGGCTGCTGTAATTACAATGTCTGAATATATTAAAGAATTTGAACGTGTGGAAGAATATGAGACCCTGATCAAATTGCTCGCCAATGGAGAACATGAAGATTGGACGGCAATAGCATCTGAAAAAATGAAACAACCTGAAGAATTGGAAAGCGTCTCGACAACACGTGATGATTTGGCCATTTTATCATATACCTCGGGCACAACAGGGAACCCTAAAGCGGTGATGCATACGCACGGATGGGGATTTGCGCATATGCAACTTGCCCCGAAACAGTGGTTAAACATTCAAGAAGATGATCTCGTGTGGGCAACAGCAGCACCGGGATGGCAAAAATGGGTATGGAGTCCCTTTTTATCAATTATGGGTTCAGGCGCTACCGCATTTGTCTATAACGGAAAGTTCAAAGCTTCTCGCTATTTAGAATTACTCCAAGACTTTAAGATTAACGTCATATGTTGTACACCGACCGAGTATCGTATGATGGCGAAACTAAATAATTTGGATTCGTACGATTTATCACATTTACGTAGTGCAGTGTCAGCAGGGGAACCGCTGAACCGAGATGTGGTCGATAAATTTGAACAACATTTTGGGTTAACAGTACGCGATGGCTATGGACAAACAGAAAGCACATTACTCATCGGCTTTTTAGAAGATACGCCGAAACGCCCAGGTGCAATGGGAAAAGCGATACCTGGAACCGGTGTGACCATTATTGACGATGACGGAACGGAATTAGGTCCTAACGAAGAAGGCAATATTGCGGTGCCGTTAGACTTACCTGCGTTGTTTAAAGGGTATTTAAACGATGAAGCCCGTACGAAAGAAGCTCGTCTCGCAGGGTATCACATCACAGGCGACTTGGCACAAAAAGATGCAGACGGTTATTTCTGGTTTGAAGGACGTAAAGATGACATTATTATTAGCTCGGGCTATACGATTGGGCCATTTGAAGTAGAAGATGCATTAACACATCATGAAGCCGTGAAAGAATGTGCCGTTGTCGCAAGCCCGCATCCTGAACGAGGGAATATCGTCAAAGCTTTCGTTATTTTACAAGAGGGCTATGAAGCAAGTGACGCACTTATTCATGATATGCAACAGTTTGTGAAGCAAAGTGTGGCACCTTATAAATATCCACGCGCGATTGAATTTGTCGACCATTTGCCGAAAACAAATTCTGGTAAAATTCGTCGTGTGGTTTTACGCAATGAAGAAAAGAAAAAACATCAGTCAAAATAG
- a CDS encoding NAD(P)-binding protein codes for MQKHVHIIGAGLSGLVAATELLKKEASMAIVR; via the coding sequence ATGCAGAAGCACGTCCATATTATTGGTGCTGGATTAAGTGGTTTGGTTGCGGCCACAGAACTTTTAAAAAAGGAGGCGTCCATGGCTATCGTGCGTTAG
- the ycaC gene encoding isochorismate family cysteine hydrolase YcaC, producing the protein MAKNQDLYQRLNKDDAVVLLVDHQTGLISSLVRDYGVDEFKNNVVALAETAKFFDLPVILTTSFEEGANGPLMKEITDIFPDATKIPRPGQINAWDNEDFVEAVKKTGKKQIIIAGVVTDVCVAHPALSAINEGFEVFAVVDASGTVSKQVADAALMRMQQGGVQLTNWFSVASELQRDWRNDPDGFGALLTNNLPGYQNVMGSYLAAQSQQK; encoded by the coding sequence ATGGCAAAAAATCAAGATTTGTATCAACGTTTAAACAAAGATGATGCGGTTGTATTATTAGTCGATCATCAAACTGGATTAATTTCTTCACTTGTTCGTGACTACGGTGTAGATGAATTTAAAAACAATGTCGTGGCATTGGCAGAAACGGCGAAATTCTTTGATCTTCCCGTTATTTTAACGACAAGTTTTGAAGAAGGGGCCAATGGGCCATTAATGAAAGAAATTACAGATATTTTTCCGGATGCTACTAAAATTCCAAGACCCGGTCAAATCAATGCTTGGGATAATGAAGATTTTGTGGAAGCGGTTAAGAAAACAGGTAAAAAACAAATTATCATTGCCGGCGTAGTGACAGACGTGTGTGTGGCACACCCAGCACTTTCAGCAATTAATGAAGGATTTGAAGTATTCGCAGTTGTCGATGCCTCAGGTACCGTCAGCAAACAAGTCGCAGATGCAGCGCTCATGAGAATGCAACAAGGGGGCGTACAGTTAACAAACTGGTTCAGCGTCGCAAGCGAATTACAACGTGATTGGAGAAACGATCCAGACGGTTTTGGCGCGTTACTCACAAATAACTTACCAGGATATCAAAACGTGATGGGCAGTTATCTTGCTGCACAATCACAACAAAAATAG
- a CDS encoding Hsp20/alpha crystallin family protein, protein MAFQMKPFNNSIFDMNPSDLFRDFGQGLLNTNDFKTDITERDDAYIVSAELPGMDKSDISVDFNNNILTIAASHSEDNKEENDEGVIIHRERHTSSVKRQFSFNDVRRDNIEASYDKGVLHITLPKNQNENDSSSRITIN, encoded by the coding sequence ATGGCATTCCAAATGAAACCATTTAACAATTCAATTTTTGACATGAATCCAAGTGACTTATTTAGAGACTTTGGACAAGGTTTATTAAATACAAACGACTTTAAAACAGATATTACTGAACGTGACGATGCTTATATCGTGTCTGCTGAATTACCAGGTATGGACAAATCTGATATTAGTGTTGATTTTAACAACAATATTTTAACGATTGCGGCTAGTCATAGTGAAGATAATAAAGAGGAAAATGATGAAGGTGTCATCATTCACCGTGAACGCCATACGTCTAGTGTGAAACGTCAATTTTCATTTAACGATGTGCGTCGTGACAATATTGAAGCTTCTTACGATAAAGGTGTGCTTCACATTACATTGCCTAAAAACCAAAATGAAAATGACTCAAGTTCACGTATTACTATTAACTAA
- a CDS encoding Nramp family divalent metal transporter, which produces MSKSLEDINNTVSFDDQGSYLSRLSKFIGPGLLVAVGYMDPGNWITSIGGGASYGYILLFVIFISSISAMFLQSMCARLGIASGMDLAQVTRHMISKKMAVIAWLIAELAIMATDIAEVIGSTIALNLLFHIPLIVGAVITIADVFLLLLIMKFGFRKIEAIVGVLIFTILIIFLFEVYMAQPGVSDILKGFIPQKEIVTHNGILYMSLGIIGATIMPHNLYLHSSIVQSRKYDRQSNTAKKSAIQFAQIDSNIQLSIAFVVNCLLLILGAALFYGTSQDLGRFYELYDALKTSHVANAIGGGVTSTLFAVALLAAGQNSTITGTLSGQIVMEGFIHLKMQPWVRRVVTRLLAILPVFFCLLIYGANAQKIEDLLVFTQVFLSLALPLSMIPLILATNNKTIMGDAFINTRWVNIVGWLLTLILCILNIYLIISTLMEMM; this is translated from the coding sequence ATGAGTAAAAGTTTAGAAGATATCAACAACACAGTCAGTTTCGATGACCAAGGGTCCTACCTCTCACGTTTATCAAAGTTTATCGGTCCTGGCCTTTTAGTTGCAGTCGGTTATATGGATCCCGGTAACTGGATCACCTCCATAGGGGGTGGCGCAAGTTATGGCTATATCTTATTATTCGTCATTTTCATTTCGAGTATAAGTGCGATGTTTTTACAATCCATGTGCGCACGTTTAGGTATCGCAAGTGGTATGGATTTAGCACAAGTGACACGTCATATGATTTCTAAAAAAATGGCTGTCATCGCTTGGTTAATTGCGGAACTCGCGATTATGGCAACAGATATTGCAGAAGTCATTGGGAGTACGATTGCCTTAAACTTATTGTTCCATATTCCGTTAATCGTTGGCGCAGTCATTACAATTGCCGACGTATTTTTACTATTGCTCATTATGAAATTTGGATTTAGAAAAATCGAAGCCATTGTCGGCGTTCTGATTTTCACGATTCTCATAATATTTTTATTCGAAGTCTATATGGCTCAACCGGGAGTGAGCGATATTTTAAAAGGGTTTATTCCACAAAAAGAGATCGTTACCCATAATGGTATTTTGTACATGTCTTTAGGAATTATCGGGGCAACAATTATGCCACACAACCTTTATTTACATTCATCAATCGTGCAATCCCGTAAATACGACAGACAAAGTAACACCGCCAAAAAATCAGCCATTCAATTTGCGCAAATCGACTCAAATATTCAGTTGTCTATCGCCTTTGTTGTTAACTGTTTATTGTTAATTTTGGGAGCAGCATTGTTCTACGGCACCAGCCAAGACTTAGGACGTTTTTATGAATTGTATGATGCGCTCAAAACATCACACGTGGCAAATGCGATTGGTGGTGGCGTGACAAGTACACTTTTCGCAGTCGCTTTACTTGCGGCAGGCCAAAATTCAACCATTACGGGTACATTATCTGGCCAAATCGTTATGGAAGGTTTTATCCATTTAAAAATGCAACCGTGGGTCCGCCGTGTAGTGACACGATTACTCGCCATTCTACCCGTATTTTTTTGTTTATTGATTTACGGGGCAAATGCGCAAAAAATTGAAGATTTATTAGTTTTCACTCAAGTCTTCTTAAGCCTAGCCCTCCCTCTAAGTATGATTCCGCTCATTTTGGCTACAAATAATAAGACAATAATGGGCGACGCATTTATCAACACAAGATGGGTAAATATTGTCGGCTGGCTACTCACTCTAATTCTATGCATATTGAACATCTATTTGATTATAAGTACTCTTATGGAAATGATGTAG
- the bioD gene encoding dethiobiotin synthase — protein sequence MKIFITGTNTDVGKTYVVTRLWQWLNHRGISTVIFKPFQTEELEEGLYPDLEAYRTLCGLDYELTGLYTFHEAVSPHLAFKQEPHQQFDLNKVLSKLAYLETQYDVVLIEGAGGIAVPIYVENETFFMTTDLIKATADVVLSVVPAKLGAISETLVHQSYLDTHECPPNIILMNRYTDTVIEQDNRLTLQSYLKTPIVTFPENGKMTDIPETIFNYFKEVTFHETSNTR from the coding sequence ATGAAAATATTTATTACTGGTACAAATACAGATGTAGGTAAAACTTATGTCGTGACAAGATTATGGCAATGGTTGAATCATCGAGGGATTTCAACAGTGATTTTTAAACCTTTTCAAACTGAAGAACTGGAGGAAGGGCTTTATCCAGATCTTGAAGCCTATCGCACGTTATGCGGATTAGATTATGAACTTACAGGGCTGTATACCTTTCATGAAGCGGTGTCGCCGCATCTTGCCTTTAAGCAGGAACCACATCAACAGTTTGATTTAAATAAAGTCCTTTCTAAATTGGCGTATCTTGAAACGCAATATGATGTTGTACTCATCGAAGGCGCTGGTGGCATTGCTGTGCCGATTTATGTTGAAAATGAGACTTTTTTTATGACAACAGACTTGATAAAGGCAACGGCTGATGTTGTGTTGAGTGTCGTACCGGCAAAGCTTGGCGCAATTAGTGAAACGCTCGTGCATCAATCGTATCTAGATACACATGAATGTCCGCCGAATATCATATTAATGAATCGCTATACGGATACGGTCATCGAACAGGACAATCGGTTGACCTTGCAATCCTATTTGAAAACACCCATTGTCACCTTTCCTGAAAATGGAAAAATGACAGATATTCCAGAAACTATTTTCAACTATTTCAAGGAGGTCACTTTTCATGAAACATCAAACACTCGTTGA
- the bioA gene encoding adenosylmethionine--8-amino-7-oxononanoate transaminase, producing MKHQTLVDKNLEYVWHPFTQMGVYRQQDPIIIEKGKGSYLYDTKGRRYLDGYASLWVNVHGHHNKRLNKAIEKQLKSIAHSTLLGSSNIPSILLAEKLVDITPRTLRKVFYSDTGSAAVEIAIKMAYQYWKNVDPVKYRKKNKFITLKNGYHGDTIGSVSVGGIETFHQIFNDLIFENIQVTCPSFYHSTYDTEEDLKEAVLNQIERVLRTLGDEIVGVVMEPLIQGATGLFVHPKGFLKGVEQLCRQYDVLMIVDEVATGFGRTGELFACEHEQVEPDIMCLGKAITGGYLPLAATVTSQRIYDAFLSDAHGQKTFFHGHTYTGNQVVCALALENIQMIEEKHLIRHIQKTSKVLERQLRQLETLPHVGNVRGRGLMFAVELVSDRQKKSPLAIATVERIIAECKKRGLMIRNLEHIITFVPVLSMSKREVKKMTHIFKKVLEDILGD from the coding sequence ATGAAACATCAAACACTCGTTGATAAAAACTTAGAATACGTTTGGCATCCTTTCACGCAAATGGGGGTCTATCGTCAACAGGATCCCATCATTATTGAAAAAGGGAAAGGGAGCTATTTATATGATACGAAGGGGCGACGTTATCTTGATGGTTACGCATCACTTTGGGTGAATGTTCATGGGCATCACAACAAACGTTTGAATAAAGCCATTGAAAAACAATTAAAATCGATTGCGCATTCAACATTACTTGGTTCTTCCAACATTCCATCGATATTATTAGCTGAAAAGCTCGTCGATATCACGCCACGTACTTTACGCAAAGTGTTTTATTCTGATACAGGCAGTGCGGCAGTGGAAATTGCGATAAAAATGGCCTATCAATATTGGAAAAACGTCGACCCCGTCAAATATCGCAAGAAGAATAAATTTATCACGCTTAAAAATGGTTATCACGGTGACACGATAGGTTCCGTGAGTGTCGGGGGCATTGAGACGTTTCATCAAATTTTCAACGATTTGATTTTTGAAAATATTCAAGTGACTTGTCCCTCTTTTTATCATAGTACTTATGACACAGAAGAAGATTTAAAAGAAGCGGTATTAAATCAGATTGAACGTGTACTTAGAACGCTTGGTGATGAGATTGTGGGCGTCGTGATGGAACCGCTTATTCAAGGAGCGACCGGTCTCTTCGTACATCCTAAAGGGTTTCTCAAAGGGGTAGAACAATTGTGTCGTCAATATGACGTGCTCATGATTGTGGATGAAGTGGCGACAGGATTCGGTCGCACTGGGGAACTCTTTGCCTGTGAGCATGAACAAGTGGAACCGGATATTATGTGTCTTGGAAAAGCCATTACTGGCGGTTATTTACCACTCGCTGCCACAGTGACGTCTCAACGGATTTATGATGCGTTTTTAAGTGATGCACATGGGCAAAAAACGTTTTTCCATGGTCATACTTACACAGGCAATCAAGTCGTTTGTGCGTTGGCGCTCGAAAATATTCAAATGATCGAAGAAAAACATCTTATTCGTCATATTCAAAAAACGTCCAAAGTGCTGGAAAGACAATTAAGACAATTAGAAACATTGCCACACGTGGGGAATGTGCGAGGTAGAGGATTGATGTTTGCGGTTGAACTCGTCTCGGATCGTCAAAAGAAATCGCCACTCGCGATTGCGACGGTGGAGCGCATCATTGCGGAATGTAAAAAACGAGGATTGATGATTCGCAATTTAGAGCACATCATCACATTTGTGCCTGTACTGAGTATGTCCAAACGTGAAGTTAAAAAAATGACCCATATTTTCAAAAAAGTTTTAGAAGATATTTTGGGAGATTAA
- a CDS encoding aminotransferase class I/II-fold pyridoxal phosphate-dependent enzyme encodes MQFQSYLEQLQEQGQYRQLREVETARQQRLYRDGQAWINFTSNDYLGLGQRSIKMDELERAIQKYGAHLGSSRLVSGHSTLYAEIEQDISETYGFEGALLLGSGYEANLAVFHMFKKQDVVVFSDALNHASIIDGIQLARVKKVVFPHLDYARLKMEMAKYPHQLKVIVTDTIFSTNGHMADLHQLRRLKSEFPGTLLVVDDAHGFGLGYGTGYENIDIVTTSLSKAMGAHGGLILCSYVIREMLINTARPLIYSNCLPTMNLFLIQEQFRALQNADFERRQLHQNIQYFNDMNENTEHTLTSIKTVTYENVHTAKAMHSQLLDSGFWVSLFRPPTVATPALRMSLSAFHEQEDIMRLHTILKKGDTPHV; translated from the coding sequence ATGCAGTTTCAATCATATTTAGAACAGTTGCAGGAACAAGGTCAGTATCGTCAGTTGAGGGAAGTCGAAACGGCGCGACAACAAAGGTTATATCGGGATGGACAGGCATGGATAAACTTCACCTCAAATGATTACCTTGGCCTAGGGCAGCGTTCTATAAAGATGGATGAGTTAGAGCGAGCTATTCAAAAATATGGGGCACATTTAGGAAGTTCTCGATTGGTTAGTGGGCATTCGACATTATACGCAGAGATAGAACAAGACATTAGTGAGACCTATGGATTTGAAGGGGCCCTTTTATTGGGAAGCGGTTATGAGGCGAATTTGGCCGTTTTTCATATGTTTAAAAAGCAGGATGTCGTCGTTTTTTCTGATGCATTGAATCACGCGAGTATTATTGATGGCATTCAGTTAGCACGTGTCAAAAAGGTCGTCTTTCCTCATTTAGATTATGCACGTTTAAAAATGGAAATGGCCAAATATCCTCATCAATTGAAAGTGATCGTAACGGATACAATTTTTTCAACAAATGGACATATGGCAGATCTTCATCAATTGAGACGCCTCAAATCAGAATTTCCGGGGACGCTGTTGGTTGTCGATGATGCCCATGGGTTTGGATTAGGCTACGGTACGGGTTATGAAAATATTGATATTGTCACGACAAGTTTATCAAAAGCAATGGGGGCACACGGGGGACTTATTTTATGTTCCTATGTGATTCGAGAGATGTTGATTAATACCGCACGACCCCTCATTTATTCAAATTGTTTGCCCACAATGAATCTGTTTTTAATTCAAGAGCAGTTTCGGGCTCTTCAAAACGCAGATTTTGAAAGAAGACAATTACATCAAAATATTCAGTACTTTAATGACATGAATGAAAATACAGAACACACTTTAACATCAATTAAAACGGTGACATATGAAAATGTACATACTGCCAAAGCCATGCATAGTCAGTTACTGGATTCAGGATTTTGGGTGAGTTTATTTCGACCACCGACAGTCGCAACGCCAGCGTTAAGAATGTCGTTAAGTGCATTTCATGAACAAGAAGACATTATGCGTTTACACACTATACTCAAAAAAGGAGACACCCCTCATGTATAG
- a CDS encoding 6-carboxyhexanoate--CoA ligase produces the protein MYSIKMRASEDNQHISGAETICEAKDIEQVIAAYFHKGFQHENGDADFLNLKIEKITSPLVQLQALPIIEVQSQTFKQLALDRKITDKAMEQAWRYITNPTCYRGAIILDATTGERLDNFGERGCRVTHFCFQHQSSKSPLNERVRDALSIASIIQSNEGVVGELCVSDDVNYTTGYFADAKGYHRLHNVKMKGSRVGGRIIFVNQKFQLESFLYFCQQQPKRVIY, from the coding sequence ATGTATAGTATTAAAATGCGTGCTTCAGAAGATAACCAACATATCAGTGGCGCAGAGACGATTTGTGAAGCGAAGGATATTGAACAAGTCATCGCCGCATATTTTCATAAAGGCTTCCAACATGAAAATGGAGACGCTGATTTTTTAAATTTAAAAATTGAAAAAATCACTTCACCACTTGTTCAACTCCAAGCGTTACCTATTATCGAGGTACAATCACAAACTTTTAAACAACTCGCGTTAGATAGGAAAATTACTGATAAAGCAATGGAGCAAGCATGGCGGTATATTACGAACCCAACGTGTTATCGAGGAGCGATTATTCTCGATGCTACTACAGGTGAAAGGTTAGATAACTTTGGGGAGCGGGGGTGTCGTGTGACGCATTTTTGTTTCCAACACCAAAGTTCCAAATCACCTCTGAATGAACGCGTGAGAGATGCGCTTTCTATTGCCTCTATTATTCAATCGAACGAAGGGGTTGTGGGAGAGCTGTGTGTTTCTGATGATGTGAACTACACCACGGGCTATTTTGCTGATGCAAAGGGGTATCATCGCTTGCACAATGTAAAAATGAAAGGTTCTCGTGTCGGAGGACGAATCATTTTTGTGAATCAGAAATTTCAGCTAGAGTCATTTCTTTATTTTTGCCAACAACAACCCAAACGGGTGATATATTAA
- a CDS encoding L-lactate permease, whose product MLMLVALSAVIVPFIFLVLLRMSALVGMTISAVVVTILGMFAWGIEAGVIAASFLQGIHKTLTIILILFGALTLLNTLRETSAVDRINAGFQNVSGDMRVQVIIVAFLFGSLIEGASGFGTPAMVTAPLMVALGFKPLTSVATALIADSVAVSFGAVGTPVIVGLSTLKNANAHLFSETAIRITMLDLLSGILIPSIIVITMIVFFGKSDKLKAILEILPWTLLIGVTYVLSALAYALLTGPEFVSILSSLTTIIVAVFTAKKGWLVPKNEWKDALSEVYESKPQATHQMSLLSAWSPYLIVVALLLLTRVVAPVKAFTTSVFNLSWNNILGYESISSSWEVLYSPGTILVVAAFLAVLIQRKSMKNFTKACKDSIKTIRITGITLIATLAMVHVFSNSGINTKDLISMPEYIANGMASTFGQMWLFVAPFLGALGSFITGSATVSTLTFAPVQANIAAAIEGNTTTVLAAQIIGAAAGNMICVHNVVAVCAVVNMAGKEGSVIRKTLGPALLYCLLAGISAYLFTTFFL is encoded by the coding sequence ATGTTAATGCTTGTGGCATTAAGTGCAGTTATTGTTCCATTCATCTTTTTAGTCTTACTACGTATGTCTGCTTTAGTTGGGATGACGATTAGTGCAGTTGTAGTAACGATTTTAGGAATGTTTGCATGGGGCATCGAAGCTGGCGTCATTGCTGCTTCTTTTTTACAGGGGATACATAAAACGTTAACGATTATCTTAATATTGTTTGGTGCACTCACATTATTAAATACATTGAGAGAAACATCAGCCGTTGATCGTATCAATGCGGGTTTCCAAAATGTATCCGGTGATATGCGTGTACAAGTTATTATTGTGGCGTTTTTATTCGGGTCATTAATCGAAGGGGCTTCAGGTTTTGGTACACCTGCCATGGTAACTGCACCTTTAATGGTGGCTTTAGGGTTCAAACCCTTAACAAGTGTGGCGACCGCGTTGATTGCGGATAGTGTTGCAGTATCATTTGGCGCAGTAGGCACGCCTGTTATTGTTGGCTTAAGTACCTTAAAGAATGCGAATGCCCATTTGTTTTCAGAAACGGCCATTCGTATTACGATGCTTGACTTATTAAGTGGTATTTTAATACCAAGCATTATTGTCATTACAATGATTGTTTTCTTTGGGAAAAGTGATAAATTAAAAGCAATTTTAGAAATTTTACCTTGGACGTTGTTAATTGGTGTTACCTACGTCCTTTCCGCTTTGGCTTATGCGTTATTAACAGGTCCAGAATTTGTTTCTATTTTAAGTTCATTGACAACGATTATTGTTGCAGTGTTCACAGCTAAAAAAGGATGGCTTGTGCCAAAAAATGAATGGAAAGACGCTTTATCTGAAGTTTATGAGTCGAAACCACAAGCAACGCATCAAATGAGTTTGCTTTCAGCGTGGTCTCCGTACCTAATTGTTGTTGCTTTACTATTATTGACACGTGTGGTTGCACCCGTTAAGGCATTTACGACATCGGTCTTCAACTTATCATGGAACAACATTTTAGGTTATGAATCGATTTCTTCCAGTTGGGAAGTCTTATATTCTCCAGGAACGATTTTAGTCGTCGCAGCTTTTCTTGCGGTACTCATTCAACGCAAATCAATGAAAAACTTCACGAAAGCGTGTAAAGATTCGATTAAAACCATTCGTATTACAGGAATCACTTTAATCGCGACCCTCGCGATGGTTCACGTCTTTAGTAATTCTGGTATTAACACCAAAGACTTAATCAGTATGCCAGAATACATTGCGAATGGTATGGCGTCAACGTTTGGCCAAATGTGGCTCTTCGTGGCACCTTTCCTCGGCGCTTTAGGTTCTTTCATTACGGGAAGTGCCACTGTTTCAACATTAACTTTTGCTCCTGTTCAAGCGAATATAGCCGCTGCGATTGAAGGGAATACAACTACTGTCCTTGCTGCACAAATTATCGGTGCGGCTGCCGGCAACATGATTTGTGTGCATAACGTAGTTGCGGTGTGTGCGGTAGTAAATATGGCAGGTAAAGAAGGTAGTGTTATCCGTAAAACCTTAGGCCCTGCCCTCCTTTACTGCTTACTCGCAGGTATTAGTGCTTATCTATTTACGACATTTTTCTTATAA